Proteins co-encoded in one Mycobacterium mantenii genomic window:
- a CDS encoding glycosyltransferase, which produces MRRAAPLKVVLATHGTRGDIEPCAAVGLELLRRGHEVHMAVPPNLVDFVASAGLAAVEYGPDSQEQVNAVADFVHHALKPQNPIHLVRAGKELFVEGWAQMSRTLTSLADGADLLVTGQTYHGVVANVAEYYDIPLAGLHHMPICVNGRLGLPSIPSPAPLVRSALRSAWWLYWRITKDVDDAQRREMGLPRTSTPAAKRMAAGGSLEIQAYDEACFPGLATEWNGRRPFVGALTMDLPTDADDEVASWIDRGTPPVYFGFGSTPVQSPAETIATIATVCAELGERAIVYSGTSGSNCVPRYDHVKMVDLVNYSVIFPLCRSVVHHGGAGTTAAALRAAMPMLVLWDVADQPFWAAQVTRMKVGRAQRLSTITRESLVAHLREIHAPQYAIRAREIATRMTKPAESVTAAADLLEVAARTKRVN; this is translated from the coding sequence ATGCGCCGGGCCGCCCCTCTCAAAGTTGTGTTGGCCACCCACGGAACTCGCGGCGACATCGAGCCCTGCGCCGCCGTCGGTCTGGAGCTGCTGCGGCGAGGGCACGAAGTACACATGGCCGTCCCACCAAACCTGGTGGACTTCGTGGCGTCGGCCGGCCTTGCCGCGGTGGAGTACGGACCCGATTCACAGGAGCAGGTGAACGCGGTCGCGGACTTCGTTCATCACGCCCTCAAACCGCAGAATCCCATCCACCTGGTGCGCGCGGGCAAGGAACTCTTCGTTGAGGGCTGGGCGCAGATGAGCAGGACGCTGACTTCACTGGCGGACGGAGCGGACCTGCTGGTAACCGGGCAGACGTACCACGGGGTCGTCGCGAATGTTGCCGAGTACTACGATATTCCGCTGGCGGGGCTGCACCACATGCCGATCTGCGTCAACGGCCGGCTCGGCCTTCCTTCGATACCGTCGCCGGCTCCCCTGGTCCGCTCCGCTTTGCGGTCGGCGTGGTGGCTGTATTGGCGCATCACCAAGGATGTCGACGACGCGCAGCGCCGCGAAATGGGCCTTCCGAGGACATCGACCCCAGCGGCGAAACGGATGGCGGCAGGTGGATCGCTCGAAATCCAGGCATACGACGAGGCGTGCTTTCCGGGCCTCGCGACCGAATGGAACGGCAGGCGACCCTTCGTCGGCGCGTTGACGATGGACCTACCGACGGATGCCGACGATGAGGTCGCGTCGTGGATTGACCGGGGAACGCCGCCGGTCTACTTCGGTTTCGGCAGCACACCGGTTCAATCCCCGGCGGAGACGATCGCCACGATCGCCACCGTCTGCGCGGAACTCGGCGAGCGGGCCATCGTCTATTCCGGCACTAGCGGCTCCAACTGCGTTCCCCGTTATGACCATGTGAAAATGGTCGACCTGGTTAACTATTCAGTTATCTTTCCCTTATGCCGCTCGGTTGTACACCACGGTGGCGCGGGCACCACGGCCGCGGCCCTGCGTGCCGCCATGCCGATGTTGGTCCTGTGGGACGTGGCGGATCAGCCGTTCTGGGCGGCACAGGTCACACGGATGAAAGTCGGTCGTGCCCAGCGCTTGTCGACCATCACCCGGGAATCGCTGGTCGCGCACCTGCGCGAAATCCACGCGCCGCAGTACGCCATCCGAGCCCGTGAAATCGCCACCCGGATGACCAAACCTGCCGAAAGCGTCACCGCGGCGGCCGATCTCCTGGAAGTTGCGGCCCGTACGAAGCGCGTCAACTGA
- a CDS encoding GAP family protein, producing the protein MWGTVLALALWLSIDPTRPVIVMVMMSRPRPRHNLVAYWLGGVAAGIAPGLGGVVLLLTLRDSLAVVEHARSTVARFTGGYLQIVIGVLALLIAAAVSAGFPGRRQAGMLPYGGASVLQPIAPAPSERIVARVKHALRGGNPWVAFGIGLVSTMPPADYLVVLIVIASSGAAIGTQFGAVVTFTLVVLTLIEIPLVSYLVMPARTQAAVLQLQRIVLPHRRRILTVVPAVAGILLVTAGVGSI; encoded by the coding sequence ATGTGGGGCACGGTGCTGGCGCTCGCACTCTGGCTGTCGATCGACCCGACGCGTCCGGTGATCGTCATGGTCATGATGTCGCGCCCCCGGCCGCGACACAACCTCGTCGCGTACTGGCTGGGCGGCGTGGCAGCAGGCATCGCCCCCGGGCTTGGTGGTGTCGTGCTGCTGTTAACGCTGCGTGATTCCTTGGCAGTGGTGGAACATGCACGGTCCACGGTTGCCCGTTTCACGGGCGGATATCTGCAGATCGTTATCGGTGTGCTCGCGCTGCTGATCGCTGCAGCGGTTTCAGCGGGGTTTCCGGGCCGCCGGCAGGCGGGGATGCTGCCGTACGGGGGCGCCTCGGTTCTGCAGCCGATCGCACCGGCCCCATCGGAACGGATCGTCGCGCGTGTCAAACATGCGTTGCGGGGCGGAAACCCATGGGTGGCGTTTGGGATAGGCCTGGTGTCGACCATGCCGCCCGCCGATTATTTGGTCGTGCTCATCGTCATCGCCTCCTCCGGGGCGGCAATCGGCACTCAGTTCGGCGCGGTGGTGACGTTCACCCTGGTGGTGCTCACTCTCATTGAGATCCCGCTCGTCAGCTACCTCGTCATGCCGGCGAGAACCCAGGCGGCCGTGCTGCAACTGCAGCGGATCGTCCTACCTCACCGTCGGCGCATTCTCACCGTCGTCCCCGCAGTGGCGGGCATTTTGTTGGTGACTGCTGGCGTAGGCAGCATTTGA
- a CDS encoding condensation domain-containing protein, which yields MPGSGRIVSWQASPASLEKAQQAPVSDVPLSAMQEAHLRGYSRYAARGLNYARLVIGSGDEIGRCDIRAMSYVINAHLRRHKTYHSWFVFEDAERIVRHTMEDPADIEFLPIRHGEMSTSEWQEFVLSTPDPVQWDCFRFGIIQRADHFTFFANVDHLHCDPTIISGLYAEIVMNYRILVTGGALAASPPPASHDDFCLREKQHLSTLSLASPEVRKWIEFAENNGGTLPDFPLPLGDLSEPTGGALVVERLMNQEQTAEFEALCTKAGARVSGGLFACVALAQYELTGATTYYGLAPTDNRRSLAEFATMGWFTGVVPFTVPVEPASFQETARAAQESFDANLDLAKVSFNDVLKMVPWLREWGPNCTMVNYMDTGLPPFSATIASHMKNANIRIYCDPRDPAHLYISVIRLFDQVSIWVNFPNNPVARDSVTRYLSALKSVLGRVVGARHAGSAMTDVTGLAYADDD from the coding sequence GTGCCGGGGTCGGGCCGGATCGTGTCGTGGCAAGCATCGCCCGCGTCGCTCGAGAAAGCCCAGCAGGCGCCGGTAAGCGACGTTCCGCTCAGTGCCATGCAAGAAGCCCATCTTCGCGGCTATTCGCGCTACGCGGCGCGGGGGCTCAACTACGCACGGCTGGTGATCGGTTCCGGCGACGAAATCGGGCGCTGTGATATCCGTGCCATGAGTTACGTCATCAACGCACATCTTCGTCGACACAAGACGTATCACAGTTGGTTCGTATTCGAAGATGCGGAACGCATTGTGCGGCATACCATGGAAGACCCCGCGGACATCGAGTTTCTCCCGATCCGGCACGGTGAGATGTCGACAAGTGAGTGGCAAGAGTTTGTGCTGTCCACGCCTGACCCCGTTCAGTGGGATTGCTTCAGGTTCGGGATCATCCAGCGCGCGGACCACTTCACGTTCTTCGCGAATGTCGATCACCTGCACTGTGACCCGACGATCATTTCGGGTCTGTACGCCGAGATCGTGATGAACTACCGCATCCTGGTTACCGGCGGCGCGCTCGCTGCGTCACCGCCTCCGGCCAGCCATGACGATTTCTGCCTGCGGGAGAAACAACACCTGTCCACCCTGTCCCTGGCTTCGCCTGAGGTGCGTAAGTGGATCGAGTTCGCCGAAAACAATGGTGGAACCCTGCCGGACTTTCCCCTCCCCCTCGGCGACCTGTCGGAACCCACCGGCGGCGCCCTGGTGGTCGAACGGCTGATGAACCAGGAACAGACGGCAGAATTCGAAGCGCTCTGTACGAAAGCGGGCGCGCGCGTCAGCGGCGGCCTGTTCGCCTGCGTCGCGCTCGCACAGTACGAGTTGACGGGCGCTACAACGTATTACGGGCTCGCGCCGACCGACAATCGCAGGTCATTGGCGGAATTCGCCACGATGGGTTGGTTCACCGGCGTGGTTCCATTCACGGTGCCCGTCGAGCCCGCGTCTTTTCAAGAGACCGCCCGTGCCGCGCAGGAATCCTTCGATGCGAATCTCGACCTCGCGAAGGTGTCGTTCAACGACGTATTGAAGATGGTGCCCTGGCTCAGGGAATGGGGACCGAACTGCACCATGGTCAACTACATGGATACGGGACTCCCGCCGTTTTCCGCGACCATCGCCTCGCACATGAAGAACGCGAATATCAGAATCTACTGCGACCCAAGAGATCCGGCGCACCTGTACATCTCGGTGATCCGCCTCTTCGACCAGGTGTCGATCTGGGTGAATTTCCCGAACAATCCGGTGGCCAGGGACTCGGTGACGCGATATCTCAGTGCGCTGAAATCGGTGCTGGGCCGCGTCGTGGGCGCGCGCCATGCCGGTAGCGCAATGACCGACGTCACGGGCCTTGCCTACGCGGACGACGACTGA
- the pks2 gene encoding sulfolipid-1 biosynthesis phthioceranic/hydroxyphthioceranic acid synthase: MSSVRVVRTPFTPVAVIGMACRLPGGIDSPEQLWDALLRGADLVTEIPPERWDAEEYYDPQAGVPGRSVCKWGAFLDDVAGFDSEFFGITEKEATAMDPQHRLLLEVSWEAMEHGGLTRHTLAGSRTGVFMGLMHDDYQFVHADANALDGPYGYMGNSFAMGSGRIAYTMGLRGPAMTVDTACSSGLAAVHLACRSLQDGESDIALAGGASVSLEPRKSCSGSAIGMLSATGRCHAFDVAADGFVAGEGCVVLMLKRLPDAIDAGDRILAVLRGTAANQDGHTVNIVTPSRAAQVEAYRAALAAAGVDPRTVGMVEAHGPGTPVGDPIEYASLAEVYGLDGPCALASVKTNFGHTQSAAGALGLMKAILALQHGVVPRNLHFTRLPDEMAQIETNLFVPQENTPWPRNGHRGPRRAAVSSYGFSGTNVHTIVEQAPETAAPVDAPNTPAIGCPLLFPLSATSADGLRQTAGRLAAWIGAHAQGPAAADVAYTLTRRRAHRPVRTTVIAGSLTELTEGLRGIAADDFPYQSAVGQDDRGPVWLFSGQGSQWAAMGAELLATEPVFAATVAEAEPLIARESGFSVTEAISGPETVTGIDRIQPALFTMQVALAATMRSYGVRPGAVIGHSMGEAAAAVVAGALSLEDGVRVICRRSRLMSTIAGSGAMASVELPAEQVLLELMARGVEDVVLAVVASPRSTVVGGATQAVRDLVTAWEQRDVPAREIAVDVASHSPQVDPILDELSDVLAELNPMTPEVRFYSATAFDPREQPVCDAWYWSDNLRHMVRFAAAVQAAQEDGHRVFAELAPHPLLTHAVEQTAGSLGMPLAALAAMRREQALPHGLRGFLTELFSAGAAIDFSAISPGGRLVDAPLPAWNHRPLLLTRGGDDSRARGAWAVPVHPLMGAHVRLHEVPERHVWQGEVGTAAQPWLVDHRIHNVAALPGAAYCEMAWEAARTVLGEKSEVRDISFEAMLLLDDETPVSAVASVTPAGAVDFVVETFAEGTQIRRAAAVLHPVGDDDQPPTYAMPALLAAHPHRLEGAELRTQFDEHGLQYGAAFAGLAAVHSADETVGTVLADVGLPGPIRSQQNAYGVHPALLDACFQSVAASSAARAAGSSGLLLPMRIRRIRVYAPARTARYCYTTVTRADGAGLEADLDVLDEYGTVLLAVRGLQVGTGASESVNRDRVLNERLLSIEWMPRTLPDADQVVPGTYLLISTSATAAVMATSLTDALKAAGAGCLTMTWPQRSDHQANSESVGSHLDTHEVGAVVVLTGPRNGNPDEECAQRGGDYVRHLARIVRDITAIDDEPPPLYVVTRNAQTVLPGDVINLEQAGLRGLVRAIGTEYPHLRAAQIDVDEDTDAEQLARQLLGSSDEDETAWRHGQWHAARLTPAPLRPEERRTAVVDHPDDGMRVQIRTPGDLETIELAAFQRLPPGPGEIEVAVMAASINFADVLFASGQYPGVPGRAPRLGTDFAGVVTAIGPGVTTHRVGERVGGLSENGCWATFVTCDARLAAPLPPGLTEDQAAAVSTPHAIAWYGLHDQARITSGDRVLIHSATGSVGQAAIAIARASGAEVFATAGSEQRRDLLRHSGVEHAYDSRSTEFIEQIRRDTDGYGVDIVLSALTGAAQRAGLEALSVGGRFVEIGQHDPCANTRLGPFPFHRNLTVHHVDLTLMAESRPQRIGDLLGTVYRLVADGTVPLPEITHYPLGDAAAALRVKTEAEQPGKFVLDVPRGGHTNVVVPPEQVPAFRADGSYILTGGLGGIGLFLAEKMATAGCGRIVLSSRSQPNPKALEAIAFMRAMGTDIEVECGDITEAGTAARLVAAATATGLPLRGVLHAAAVFENAMLANMSEELIGRNWAPKAHGAWNLHQATAGLPLDWFCLFSSAVGLVGSPGQGAYAAANSWLDAFARWRRTQGLPATAIGWALWSEVGRVTERRAENGDDPAPGEGGEGTAIAHWRDTAFTAEEGAYAFQALLCHDRAYSGYAKMTGTPWFAAYAHRSRFAELFRSKSQSAVDASEFLNELNALPPEERPIRLRRMISDAVSLILRRTIDPDHPLSEYGLDSMGNLELRTRIEAETGIRVTTNDITTIQGLAGLLSERLASGESAPHRRNGAHIEMPAEPVD; encoded by the coding sequence ATGTCTTCGGTCCGGGTAGTCAGGACGCCTTTCACGCCGGTCGCGGTCATCGGCATGGCGTGCCGACTGCCCGGTGGCATCGACTCTCCAGAACAGTTGTGGGACGCGCTGCTGCGCGGCGCTGACCTGGTCACCGAAATCCCACCCGAGCGGTGGGACGCCGAGGAGTACTACGACCCGCAGGCTGGTGTGCCCGGCCGGTCGGTGTGTAAGTGGGGCGCGTTCCTCGATGACGTGGCGGGCTTCGATTCCGAGTTCTTCGGTATCACCGAAAAAGAAGCGACCGCGATGGATCCTCAGCATCGCTTGCTGCTGGAAGTTTCGTGGGAGGCCATGGAGCACGGGGGCCTCACCCGGCATACGCTGGCCGGCTCGCGGACCGGCGTGTTCATGGGATTGATGCACGACGACTACCAGTTCGTGCACGCCGACGCCAACGCGCTGGACGGGCCCTACGGATACATGGGCAACAGCTTCGCCATGGGCTCCGGGCGGATCGCCTACACGATGGGGCTGCGCGGCCCGGCGATGACGGTGGACACCGCGTGCTCGTCAGGACTAGCCGCAGTGCATCTGGCCTGCCGAAGCTTGCAGGACGGCGAGAGCGACATCGCCCTGGCGGGCGGCGCCTCGGTATCCCTCGAACCGCGCAAATCCTGTTCGGGTTCCGCCATCGGAATGCTGTCCGCGACCGGACGCTGCCATGCGTTCGATGTCGCCGCCGACGGGTTCGTGGCCGGCGAGGGGTGCGTCGTGCTGATGCTCAAGCGACTACCGGATGCGATCGACGCCGGCGACCGGATCTTGGCGGTGCTGCGCGGCACGGCTGCCAACCAAGACGGCCACACGGTGAATATCGTGACGCCGTCACGGGCCGCGCAAGTCGAGGCCTATCGCGCGGCGTTGGCCGCGGCGGGCGTCGACCCCCGCACCGTCGGCATGGTGGAGGCGCACGGTCCCGGAACCCCGGTCGGCGATCCGATCGAGTACGCCAGCCTGGCAGAGGTGTACGGCCTCGACGGGCCGTGCGCGCTGGCATCGGTGAAGACCAACTTCGGGCACACCCAGTCGGCCGCCGGGGCGCTGGGTCTGATGAAGGCGATCCTCGCGCTGCAACACGGTGTGGTTCCGCGCAACCTGCACTTCACCCGGCTGCCCGACGAGATGGCCCAAATTGAAACCAATCTGTTTGTGCCGCAGGAGAATACGCCGTGGCCCCGGAACGGTCACCGCGGCCCGCGGCGCGCCGCGGTGTCGTCATACGGCTTCTCGGGCACCAACGTGCACACGATCGTCGAGCAGGCCCCCGAGACGGCGGCACCGGTTGACGCGCCCAACACTCCGGCGATCGGCTGCCCCCTGCTTTTCCCGCTGTCGGCGACGTCGGCCGACGGACTGCGGCAAACCGCCGGGCGGCTCGCCGCCTGGATCGGCGCGCACGCGCAGGGGCCGGCGGCGGCGGATGTGGCGTACACCCTTACTCGCCGCCGTGCGCACCGCCCGGTGCGCACGACGGTCATCGCCGGCAGCCTCACGGAGCTCACCGAAGGCCTGCGCGGAATTGCGGCGGACGACTTCCCGTACCAGTCCGCGGTCGGACAGGACGATCGAGGACCGGTGTGGCTGTTCTCCGGGCAGGGTTCGCAGTGGGCGGCGATGGGTGCCGAGCTGCTCGCGACTGAACCGGTGTTCGCCGCGACCGTCGCCGAGGCGGAACCCCTGATCGCCCGGGAGTCCGGATTCTCGGTGACCGAAGCGATTTCGGGGCCCGAGACGGTGACCGGGATCGATCGCATTCAGCCCGCGCTGTTCACGATGCAGGTCGCGCTGGCCGCCACGATGAGGTCCTACGGGGTGCGGCCCGGGGCCGTGATCGGTCACTCGATGGGCGAGGCCGCCGCCGCGGTCGTGGCGGGCGCGCTGTCGCTGGAGGACGGCGTGCGGGTGATCTGCCGCCGCTCACGACTGATGTCCACGATCGCCGGCTCCGGCGCCATGGCATCGGTGGAATTGCCGGCCGAGCAAGTGCTTCTGGAACTGATGGCCCGCGGTGTCGAGGACGTCGTGCTCGCGGTGGTCGCCTCGCCCCGGTCCACGGTGGTCGGCGGCGCCACGCAGGCCGTGCGCGACCTGGTCACCGCGTGGGAGCAACGGGACGTGCCGGCCCGCGAAATCGCCGTTGACGTCGCGTCGCACTCCCCGCAGGTGGATCCAATCCTCGACGAGCTGTCCGACGTGCTCGCAGAGCTCAACCCCATGACACCTGAGGTGCGCTTCTACTCCGCGACCGCATTCGACCCGCGCGAGCAGCCCGTGTGCGATGCCTGGTACTGGTCGGACAATCTGCGTCACATGGTGCGTTTCGCCGCGGCAGTGCAGGCGGCGCAGGAGGACGGCCACCGGGTATTCGCGGAATTGGCCCCGCATCCCCTCCTCACCCACGCCGTGGAGCAGACTGCCGGCAGCCTCGGCATGCCGCTGGCCGCACTCGCCGCCATGCGCCGCGAGCAAGCCCTGCCGCATGGACTGCGAGGCTTTCTTACCGAACTGTTCAGTGCCGGTGCTGCGATCGACTTTTCCGCGATCTCCCCCGGCGGTCGGCTGGTGGATGCGCCGCTTCCGGCGTGGAACCACCGCCCCCTGCTGCTGACCCGCGGCGGCGACGATTCGCGGGCACGCGGCGCTTGGGCAGTTCCGGTGCACCCCCTGATGGGCGCCCATGTGCGACTGCACGAGGTGCCGGAGCGCCACGTTTGGCAGGGCGAGGTCGGTACCGCGGCTCAGCCCTGGCTGGTCGATCACCGGATCCACAACGTGGCCGCGCTTCCAGGAGCGGCCTACTGCGAGATGGCGTGGGAAGCCGCCCGCACCGTCCTGGGCGAGAAGTCCGAGGTCCGCGACATCAGCTTCGAGGCGATGCTGTTGCTGGACGATGAGACTCCGGTATCCGCCGTCGCATCGGTGACCCCCGCGGGCGCAGTCGATTTCGTGGTGGAGACGTTCGCGGAAGGCACCCAGATTCGCCGGGCGGCGGCGGTGTTGCACCCGGTAGGGGATGACGACCAGCCCCCGACCTACGCCATGCCCGCCTTACTCGCGGCCCACCCGCACCGGCTGGAAGGCGCCGAGTTGCGCACGCAGTTCGACGAGCACGGTTTGCAGTACGGTGCCGCATTCGCCGGACTGGCCGCGGTGCACAGCGCCGACGAGACGGTCGGCACGGTGCTGGCCGACGTCGGGCTACCCGGCCCGATCCGCTCGCAACAGAACGCCTATGGCGTGCATCCCGCCTTGCTGGACGCCTGCTTCCAGTCGGTGGCGGCTAGTTCTGCCGCCCGGGCCGCCGGTAGTTCAGGTCTGCTGTTGCCGATGCGCATACGCCGGATCCGTGTCTATGCTCCCGCGCGCACCGCGCGCTACTGCTACACGACGGTGACACGTGCCGACGGGGCCGGGTTGGAGGCCGACCTCGATGTGCTCGACGAGTATGGGACGGTCCTGCTGGCCGTCCGCGGGCTGCAAGTCGGCACCGGGGCCTCCGAGAGCGTGAACCGTGATCGTGTTCTCAACGAACGGCTGCTGAGCATCGAGTGGATGCCGCGCACTCTGCCCGATGCGGACCAGGTCGTGCCGGGCACGTATTTGTTGATCAGCACCTCTGCCACCGCCGCCGTCATGGCGACCAGCCTGACCGATGCGTTGAAGGCCGCAGGCGCCGGCTGCCTGACCATGACATGGCCGCAACGCTCCGATCACCAGGCCAATTCCGAATCGGTCGGGTCGCATCTGGATACCCACGAGGTCGGTGCAGTGGTCGTCCTCACGGGACCTAGAAACGGCAACCCGGACGAGGAGTGTGCCCAGCGCGGCGGGGACTATGTGCGCCATCTGGCGCGAATTGTCAGGGATATCACGGCAATCGACGACGAACCGCCGCCCCTTTACGTCGTCACGCGCAACGCCCAGACCGTGTTGCCGGGGGACGTGATCAACCTGGAACAGGCCGGGCTGCGTGGCCTGGTGCGAGCGATCGGCACGGAGTATCCCCATCTGCGGGCCGCCCAGATCGACGTGGACGAGGACACGGACGCCGAGCAACTGGCACGGCAACTGCTGGGGTCCTCGGATGAGGACGAGACGGCCTGGCGGCACGGCCAGTGGCACGCGGCGCGCCTGACTCCGGCACCGCTACGGCCGGAGGAGCGGCGGACCGCCGTGGTGGACCACCCGGACGATGGGATGCGGGTGCAGATCCGCACGCCTGGCGACCTGGAAACGATCGAACTGGCCGCGTTCCAACGCCTTCCACCGGGACCCGGGGAGATCGAGGTCGCGGTGATGGCGGCCAGCATCAACTTCGCCGATGTCCTCTTCGCCTCCGGCCAGTATCCGGGTGTCCCCGGCAGGGCGCCCCGGCTGGGCACGGATTTTGCGGGCGTCGTGACCGCGATCGGCCCCGGCGTGACCACTCACCGGGTGGGCGAACGTGTGGGCGGCCTGTCCGAAAACGGTTGCTGGGCCACGTTTGTCACCTGCGACGCCCGCCTCGCCGCGCCCCTTCCCCCGGGCCTCACTGAGGATCAGGCGGCCGCGGTGAGCACCCCGCATGCCATCGCCTGGTATGGGCTACACGATCAGGCAAGGATCACCAGTGGCGACCGGGTATTGATCCACTCCGCCACCGGCAGCGTCGGGCAGGCGGCGATCGCCATCGCCCGTGCCTCGGGAGCCGAGGTCTTCGCCACCGCCGGCAGCGAGCAGCGACGAGACCTGCTGCGCCACAGCGGTGTTGAGCATGCCTACGATTCACGCAGCACCGAGTTCATCGAGCAGATCCGCCGCGACACCGACGGGTACGGTGTCGACATCGTGCTCAGCGCCCTGACGGGGGCCGCCCAGCGCGCCGGGTTGGAAGCGCTGTCCGTTGGCGGCCGATTCGTGGAAATCGGTCAACACGACCCCTGTGCCAACACGCGACTCGGCCCCTTCCCCTTCCATCGCAATCTCACCGTGCATCACGTCGATCTGACCCTGATGGCCGAGAGTCGCCCGCAGCGCATCGGTGACCTGCTGGGCACGGTGTACCGGCTTGTCGCAGACGGTACGGTGCCATTACCGGAAATCACGCACTACCCGCTGGGTGACGCGGCCGCGGCTCTCCGCGTGAAAACCGAGGCCGAACAGCCGGGCAAGTTCGTGCTCGACGTGCCCCGGGGCGGGCACACCAACGTCGTGGTCCCACCCGAGCAGGTCCCGGCTTTCCGGGCTGACGGCTCCTACATCCTCACCGGCGGATTGGGGGGCATCGGTCTCTTCCTTGCCGAGAAGATGGCAACGGCCGGTTGTGGCCGCATCGTGCTCAGCTCCCGTTCGCAGCCCAATCCCAAAGCGCTGGAAGCGATCGCCTTCATGCGGGCGATGGGCACCGACATCGAGGTGGAATGCGGCGACATCACCGAAGCCGGTACGGCGGCGCGTTTGGTGGCCGCGGCGACCGCCACCGGCCTTCCGCTGCGCGGGGTGCTACACGCCGCAGCCGTGTTCGAAAATGCAATGCTGGCCAATATGTCCGAGGAGCTCATCGGACGCAATTGGGCGCCAAAGGCCCACGGAGCGTGGAACTTACACCAAGCTACGGCCGGCCTTCCGCTGGACTGGTTCTGCCTGTTCTCCTCGGCAGTAGGTCTGGTGGGCTCACCCGGACAAGGGGCCTACGCCGCGGCGAACAGCTGGTTGGACGCATTCGCGCGGTGGCGCCGAACCCAAGGCCTTCCCGCCACCGCGATCGGATGGGCATTGTGGTCCGAGGTCGGTCGCGTCACCGAACGCCGAGCCGAGAACGGCGACGATCCGGCTCCCGGCGAGGGCGGCGAAGGCACCGCCATCGCACACTGGCGCGACACCGCTTTCACGGCCGAAGAGGGGGCCTACGCTTTCCAAGCGCTGCTCTGCCACGACCGCGCGTACTCCGGGTACGCAAAAATGACGGGCACGCCGTGGTTCGCCGCCTACGCGCACCGCAGCCGGTTCGCCGAACTGTTCCGGTCCAAATCTCAAAGCGCGGTGGATGCAAGCGAATTTCTCAACGAGTTGAACGCGCTACCGCCGGAGGAGCGGCCTATCCGGCTGCGGCGCATGATCTCCGATGCGGTCAGCCTGATTCTCCGTCGCACCATCGATCCGGATCACCCCCTTTCCGAGTACGGCCTCGACTCGATGGGCAACCTCGAGCTGCGCACTCGTATCGAGGCCGAAACTGGGATACGCGTGACCACCAACGACATCACCACGATTCAGGGTTTGGCCGGACTCCTGTCCGAACGGCTGGCATCCGGCGAGTCGGCACCGCACCGCCGCAACGGCGCGCACATCGAAATGCCGGCCGAGCCAGTGGACTGA
- a CDS encoding DUF3566 domain-containing protein has protein sequence MTSPNEPGAPNKGDGPNGDGSVERAGVRRAAPPASGGGAPHEGGEGPPWQRGGARPSQPGPRQHEASTDKRPSGQQSGVAPRLNRFISGTAAPAPGGPAHAKEPEPARTEGSPAEAYASELPDLSGPLPRGPHRKPAPERPADSSSSSGGRPTTAESRESRDNRVQVSRRTRGPVRASMQIRRIDPWSTLKVSLLLSVALFFVWMIAVAFLYLVLGGMGVWSKLNSNVGDLLNNTSGSSGELVSSGTIFGGAVLIGLVNIVLLTAMATIAAFVYNLTTDLIGGVEVTLADRD, from the coding sequence GTGACCTCACCGAACGAGCCGGGCGCCCCCAACAAGGGGGACGGCCCCAACGGGGATGGTTCGGTCGAGCGCGCCGGGGTGCGCCGGGCCGCGCCGCCCGCATCGGGTGGCGGCGCCCCCCATGAGGGTGGGGAGGGACCACCGTGGCAGCGCGGCGGTGCCCGGCCCTCGCAGCCGGGGCCCCGGCAGCACGAGGCGTCCACCGATAAGCGGCCATCGGGCCAGCAGAGCGGCGTCGCGCCCCGACTGAACCGCTTCATCTCCGGCACCGCAGCGCCCGCACCCGGCGGTCCGGCGCATGCCAAGGAACCTGAGCCTGCGCGCACCGAGGGATCCCCGGCCGAGGCCTACGCTAGTGAACTGCCGGATCTGTCCGGCCCGCTGCCGCGTGGCCCACACCGCAAGCCCGCACCCGAGCGTCCCGCAGATTCGTCGAGCTCGTCGGGCGGACGTCCGACAACCGCCGAGAGCCGGGAAAGCCGCGACAACCGAGTGCAGGTGTCTCGGCGAACGCGGGGCCCCGTGCGCGCCAGCATGCAGATTCGGCGGATCGATCCCTGGAGCACGTTGAAGGTATCGCTGCTGCTCTCGGTGGCTTTGTTCTTCGTCTGGATGATCGCCGTCGCGTTCCTCTACCTGGTGCTCGGGGGCATGGGCGTGTGGTCGAAGTTGAACAGCAACGTCGGCGACTTGCTGAACAACACCAGCGGCAGCAGCGGCGAACTGGTGTCCAGCGGCACGATTTTCGGCGGCGCCGTCTTGATCGGCTTGGTCAACATCGTGCTGCTCACCGCGATGGCCACCATCGCCGCGTTCGTCTACAACCTCACCACGGATCTGATCGGCGGTGTCGAAGTGACATTGGCGGATCGCGACTAG